Genomic DNA from Phyllostomus discolor isolate MPI-MPIP mPhyDis1 chromosome 12, mPhyDis1.pri.v3, whole genome shotgun sequence:
CTGCACCCACTTTGAAGACAAGACCCTTGGAGGCCCTCTCgtgggtgctgggaggggagggcaagATGCTGGATGGTCTCTCTTCTCTAAGTGATGCCGAGAAGACACAACTCTGGTGAGCCTTGGTGTGTTAGGCAGAAAGGACACACCTTCTCAAGAGCAGGTGTGGGGTTTACCTGTGATGCTTCCTGACAGTCACCTTTACAGAGAAAAGGAGCATCTTCCCTTTCTCATTAGCCCCTGTGAATACACTGCACATTCCTAGTACCCCCGATACAAGTGCccaaatttccctttctgttgggCAGACAGAGAGCTGCCACCAGAACACCTGCTGACCCTCCTTCTAATGACCGACACAGGTGGCTTCTCTGTCCTGCTCCCTGTGCTGCCTCCTGTCTGACCCatcacctccccacccagccagccccctcATGGGTCAGCACTTGGCAGACATCCCACTGAACCCTCCCATACACAGCAGGACCCTCACCAGCCCTtggccctgggctctgggacaGCCTCCTCTGAGGGAGGGGCTCTCACATGCCACCACTTCCTCCTCAGGACACACCACCTGCTGTGGGTCTTGAGGCCCTGTTTCCTGTGTCCCCACATTCTTGTCCCTGACCACAGAGGGCAGCAGTGGGGTTGCTTCTAAAGGAAAGAGCATTTTCTGCATCTTCTTATTGGCCAAATGAGATCATTGGCAGAATGACAGGGGACTTGTGTGAGGCAGCATCTGAAAGGGACAATGCCTCAGAGGTGAGATCCCAGACCCTTTGCCACTGTTCCATGGACTGTATCCAGGTGGGAAAACCACCAACTTCCCTGCTTTTTGTGTTCAGTTGTTGTCCTATGTGAATATCTCTGATACATCTTTGTCAATTGAAGACAAGAGAAACTGAGAGAAACCCAATGTGTCTGGCAATAAGGGGTCAGACAGGTGCAAGACCTGCAGGGCAGGAGATGGCTAGAGGTAGACACGCCCAGAGGAGACATAATGATAAGGGATCTGATGTGCCTTCAGTTCAACCAGTTGATGGTTTCAGATGGAAAGGATCAATATTTTCTCTAAGTTCACCTGCAGGACAGAACAGGGCAGTGGTTGGAGGGAGAGTCCCTGGATACCCCACTAGCTGCTGTGGAGGGGGTACTGAGGGAGCTCAGGTTGGGGACACAGTCCCCAGCAGGGACATGGGTACACGTGAGGACATGTGAGGACACATGGAGGGAACTCAGCAGGCATCTGGGATGGAGGGACATGAGGAGGTACATATGGAGAATCTAGGGTGACTGTGTTGCCTGGTCCTGGACTCATGACCCTCACTGAGAAAACAGGAGCAGACTGATGAGGAGTCAGGTGTGAGTGGGTGAGAACCAGGGGTCCAGTTTTGCATATGTTGGCTCTGAGGAGTCTGGAGATCAGTGTGACGTGCCGGGGGTGTTTGCAGCCATCAGGAGAGATTTGGGAGGGACATCACTCAGATTTAATCACAGTACAGTCCCTCCTGGAACCCACAGGACTTTAGTAAAAGCGGCTCTTGGGATGGTAGGGATTAGAGGTGTAAAAATGAGTCCTCTCCTGGGTGTGGATCACCCAGCacagtcagtgagtgagtggcaaGCGAAGACCCAGGGTAAACATGTCCACTGTTTAGTCTCCTTAACTGGGGGTCAAGGTCAGTGTGCTGCAGGGAAAGATTTTGTCTCCTTTGTAACCTACAAACCATCCTGATCCACATGACTCCCAGGGGGCAGCTTCCTTCCTCTGTAGTGGGTGTCACTCAAGTTCCAGGCACCTCCCACCCAGATTTACCATGGCCTTTCTCTATGGGACCTGCCCCTTCCCAGGGTCAGAACAGGTTAGGGGACCTGGACCCTCCTCTGGAGGCTCAGGCCCAGGTGCCCCAGAGTGGGCAGGGCCTGCATGACTGActctctcccagggcccagcaggtCCTGGACTAGAGGCACAACTGAGGTGGGGCCCGGACCCCACCCTGAATGCCACCCCTTTTGTCCCTGGGGTTCTGCCCCTGCATTCCAACTCCCTGAGGCCCAGAAGGGGGGTGGTATTGGGGTCCATAACCAGCCTCTCACTGTCCTCTCTGTCCTTGTCCTCTGGGTGGGAGGACAGGGCCCTACAGGTTGGGAAGTGTGCAGTGGCCACACTGTGGCCTCATTTCCGTGGTCTCAAGGGAAGTGAGTCTGGGTGCCCCCAGGCCCAACTCTAACGTCCCCTCTTTGGGCCCACAGAGGTTTTAGTTTCTAAAAGGTTTTTCTACTGAGATATTTCATAATGGGGCTGAATCTATGTCAATCTAAAAACCTATGGTATTAACTTTATAACAGATGGATAAAGATagagatataaataaaagagaagtgtATGGAGATACAAAGAGATGATAAATGATAGATTGGTAAAGAATAGACACACAGATGATAGATAAACATGTAGATAGAGATGATGGGTGGGTAGACAGAGAAGTAGAGGACAGGTAGATGGATAGATAAGTAAATGATAGGTAGATGGAAAAATGATAGGTACATGGATACATATGTaccataaatacatacatacatacttagaTACATAGATACTTATATAGCTACATGGatacatagataaatatatagattGAAAGTTacatagataaatatatagatCAATGTTTACATAGAAagacacacagccctggctggcgtagctcagtggattgagcgtgggctgggaaccaaagtgtcccaggttcgattcccagccagggtacattcctgcgTTGCaagccagaacccccagcaacctcacattgatgtttctctctctctctctctatctccctcccttccctctctaaaaataaataaaatcttaaaaaaaaaaaagaaaaacacacagacacttCAATACATAGATAGTAACATAGACACATAAAGACTTAGGTACATAGATAGGCACTTAGACACAGAGAGAAATACACAGACAGCATAAGCAGGGAAACTTATTGGCTTGGCTTCTGGTCCTCACAGGCTGACCATCCCCAACAATACACTTACGCAAACACTTCGGTTTCCCACGTGCAGAAGGTGAACCATACAACTCTCTTGAGACCTTTATGTTATTACtggaggggcacagagaggagagtggCACTGGAAGGACACTCATTCATCCCTCTCATGCTCTCCAGGGCAGGTGGTAGCCTGCTCAGGCACGATGCCCCTGTCTCTGTGCCCCTGTGTGTCCTGTGTCCCTGAGCTGTCTGTGCTCTGCACACACCTGCCTCCCAGCTGGCTCCAGCAACTCCTAAACTAAAAGCCCCTAATTCTACAGAAGCAAATGCACCAAGGAATCAGTCATGTTGCCCAAAGGTTTGTGGGAGGAGCTTCATGGAAGGTTGTGTTTGCAAAGAACCAGTTGGATCTGGGGGCTGGAGTTCCAACTGGATGCTGTGGGCGTCTCTAGGTCATCTATGACACAGACCACAGGCACTGTGTGTAGAGAAGGTGGACTCCTAGCCTCTGCCCGTCACTATAGGGAGTCGCATGATTCTGACCTCACAGGGGAGGGCCCAGCCCCAAGAGGGGGAGAATCAGGACCTGAAGGGAAAGACCTGACACTTCTCAGGGGCACAGCCCAGAGAGGGGCTGCTGGGCTATAGCACCAGGCAGGCAGTCTCCCAGGAAGAGctggggtcagtgggaaggggcTTCCTCATTGTCCTGGGTCAGCCAGGTGAGGTCTGATAGAGAAGAGATGTCTGCAAGGCTGGCTGTCATGTCCTCCTGGACGGGGTGGGGCTCAGCCTCTCCAAGGGCACAAACCTGAGGCTCACCCCAGACCTTACGCTCACACCCAGGGGGCACCCAGTCCTGTGGTCCCTGCTGCTTAAGAAGAGCCTCAGGCTCTGGAAGTGCACCATCCCTCCGGACACCAAGGCTCATGTGTATTATGATCCTGGGCCTCAACCCTACCCTCCCTGTGCCCCATGTTCCCGAGCCCCAGTCACCCAGCACCTGCAGGAAACAGAAGGTCAGACCACGGGTTCTGCCCTGGGGAAGAACCCAGGAGGTGAACCTGAGGATTCAGGGTGGTGTGGCCACAGCAGTCGGTGTCCTGGTGTGCTGCAGGGAACTGGCGTCTGTGGTCAGAATTACAGCACCGGCTCTCCTCGAGCTCCAGCGTGCAGACGGGAGACAGTGGGATGTGCAGGTTCTATGACCTGTGAGCCTGTTCCTCTACTGAATCCGTCCTTACTCTCCTGCATCTCTAGGTAACATACATACCAGACCCTACTGGTTCTGTGTCCTGGAGAGCCCAGACTATGCACTAATCGACAAAAACTAACAAGGAGATGAGACGGAAAGACAGAAATTCAACACATGATATAACgccaaagaaataaagataaaaatagagaattGGAAAGCAAATTCCTAGGGGAAAATTACCCCTGAGTAGAAATGGCACAGGAAAGATCAGCACAATTTAAATTGAGGAGAAAGGCTGCACATCCACCCTCTCTGAGCCAGGACAGAAACCTCCTGGCTACTGAGATGTTTTCCTCTCCTGAGGTCAGAGGTAGccgaccttgggcaagttagcAGTATTTCAgtgcatagtttttaaaaaacaagtcagAGGAAAGACTGCAGGTATTATGGAGGGTTTGAATATGTTGATGTTTCATAGAACTAAAGTAGCAATTGCACATTTAAAAGGGCTGGCTGAGTTTTggttgaacttttaaaatattcttttaatatggaATAGCATTTTTAATACCAGGTCTGTAACAGGCAtgcaagtttcttctttttcctattaaaaaaagaaagcaaaaaaattaataaaaaccgCTAAATTATCTGAAGGAGACACTCGGGCCCCCTAGAGGTCCTCAGGGTAAAGACTCCTTTTAACCTGATGAGGCAGCCGGTTTGACCCATAGCTGCTGGGTCTGCTGAAACCAGATAGGCAACATTAGCAGGGTCTCTGGAAACTGTTGCACAGCATTAGCTGGGTCTCTCAAAACTGCTAGGCAAAATTAGTTGGATCTCTGGAAACTGCTGGACATTGGTTAGTTCTATGGAAATTGCCTGACAACATTAGCTGGGTCTCTGGAACAGCCAGGTACCAGTAGCTGCGTCTCTGGAAACAAGAGTTACAACTGTGCTTCACCAAGCTGGTTGGTTGTAGGAGGAGCAACCGGGTTAGTGAACCTCCTGCTTCTTCAGTAGGGGTCCCCAAAGTCCAGGTCTTGCCTCCAGCAAAAATGTGTTGATGACTTTCAGGAGGGAGATAGTTTAATAGGGAAGTCCTCCAAGTGGCTGCTACCAGCCTCTGCAAGAGTGGCATCCTGTGTCTTGAGGTGCAGAGGCCAGGTGGTCCTGAAGTCAGTGTCTGGAGAGGTCTGCATACACGCTGGACTCAGCTGTGGGCTCCATGGGTTGTGGGGTCTCGGTGTGAGCTGCTCTCCGTGTGAGGGCCCACTGGTCCAGCTGGGCATATGTTACCTCCTGGGGGTCTCCTGCAGCAGTGCTCTGAGGGACACACCCAAGCTAAGTTAGTGTGGctcaggctgagggtgggggttATAGGAAGGAAAGACTGGGAAGACAGCTTCCATGTGGCCCCTGTCATCCCTCCTCCCGAATCTCCATTGTTTCCATTGTGTGGCCTCCTTCCACGCAGAGTCAGAGAGAGTCTGTGTGACCCCCAGAACATGGCACAAGTGAGGTCATGTAGTCTCCAAGGAGGGGCCACAAAAGATAGTGTGGCTTCCCCACATCCACTTCAGGATCCCACCCTCTGGGGAGACTACCTGCCATGGAGgagcccacctgcctgcagaGGAACTGAGGCCTTCCACCCACAGTCCCGTGGGGGTGCCACCCTAAACATGGACCATGAAGCCCTAGTCATCTGCACAGCAACCTCATGAGAGTCCCTGAGCCAGCACCACCCAGCATGTTGCATCTGCTTCCAAATCCTCACCCAGGACGTTGGGATGGTTTTGTGAACCTGTTAAAGTGGGGGTGCTCTGTTACCCAGAAACCAGTGGCTAATACAAGGACTCACTGGGCTGTGCATGTCTTCATTTTCCTCAGGAAGTGCATCCACTGTGGTGGCCACATCTGTAGGGGAGAGAACAGTGGTCAGCTCTTGGGGGTGGACCTTTGAAGCCAAATGTGCCTGAGAACTCACAGGGTCAGATTTCATACCCTCCTCCTCCAGAAGAGCCCATAATGTTCCCAGACACCCTCCCACACTCACTGCTTCTGGAATGGCACTGAATGTGCATTTCCCTTCTCCCAAGAGGCCCCCTCTCCTTGTCCCTTTACCTGCTGGGCTCTCTGTGATGTCAGCTGTTGGGCTGAGCCTGAGGAGAGAGAACAGGTGAGCATGGGGGGCACCTGGAGGCAGAGAAGTGGAAAAGGGGGTGTATGGTCACCCCCCAGGGGGCCTCACCTCTCCTGGGGTCTTGGCTCCTCACCCTTGCTGCTGGGGGGCCCTAAAGACAGTCAGGGGTGTGAATTAGGAGGGAGGCTGTCTTCCCAGCACCCCAAATGCTTTCCCACATGACCCCACCCTGACCCTGAGACTTACCAGGTTTTTTCTGACGCTGACGGTGGACTAAGAGGAAGGCCAGGAGGAGGAGACAAAGCAGAGAGGCCACACAGATCCCGACAAGAATATAAAGAAGCTCTGGTGACAGAACTGGGTGAGCAGAGAAAATGGAACCAAGGTGTCAGCAGCgtgcatttactgagcacctactgcataCCATGCCTGCGCTGGGGGCTTGGCATGTTCACACCCACGTAGATAATCTCTCACATGCCTCACAGTCCTGCCACACCGAGATgatcactcccattttacaaaaCCGGGGTCCTGAGTGAGGACGTTGGGTCCTCTTTCCACAGGACGATGAAAGGACTGGAATGTGATGAACGCCGAaccccattctttctccctcccccaagaGGCACGCTCCAGGTCCATGGCCCTCTGACTCCACCACTCACTGCTGGTCTTAGTGTCCGGGGAATTTGTCTGCGTGTGTCCTAGGAGTGAGGAATCAGGAGGATATGCATCAAAGGCCAGAGCCGGGCAGAGGGGACTCTGAGTGTCCCCAGACCCCACCCAGGgggtctccctgcctctgggaCTCTCACCTGTTCCCTCCAATGCTGCTCTGCTGGTGGAACTTTCTGTGGGGATGGAAATACCGTATGTCAGTCCTGTCCAAATTGGTAACCGCGTGTTATTGAATCCACTGATATTGAAGTTAAAGAACTGTAAAAGCCAGGGCCTCCgctgcactagccacatttcaaaggCTCAGTGGCCACACCTGGCTAATGACGTGCTCACTGGATGGAGCAGATGAAATACCGTATTCCCTTCCCACAGCGGGAGAAAGCCAAGCCGCTGCCCTCTTGCTGCCGGAAGCGCCAAAGCCAGCGGGTCAGTGGATGAAGCACTGGACAGGGTCTGAGTTTGGCGCATGCGCTATATGTCCCTCACCAgtcccagcttcctcctctgcgCATGCGCATCACCACTCAGGTCCCAGGCGGTCAGACTGAGGTTCTGGGTTTGGTCCAGGCCCAGGGAGCGCGTCCCTTGTTCCCTCGCAGGAACTGTCGCCCCGCCCCTGCCGGAGACTGAGTCATCACTACCCTTTAGGAAGGTAAAAAGCTTCACTTCCCAGAGAGTGCCTCGCTCAGCACCTGTGACGTCCACGATCCAGGACCCACCGGCCGTTCTGCACGCCCCTGCCTGAGCTCACCTGGGTGACGTTCACCTCGATTTAAATTCCATGTGCATGCGGTGTATGTATGATACGTGTAATTGCATGAGgtgtttatttataataaatcacATGATTGAAGTATAATTGTAGCAgatgtaaatatgtataaattacgTGATTTAACTTATATaggtataatttaaattatatgaatgtttaaaaataaatcatttaaaaaacttatatgaCATAAGTCATATATATCAATTTTACCAATTACACATTCTATTGTATCATATATGGTCTATATTTACGTAAAAATCTACATATGTTAATTTTAGTAATATGGGAAAAATTTATAATGTCTATATACATTTGTGATGATGTTAATATGttcattatattaattatatgacatatatttaatatacaatcTAAATATATGCACTGACATAAATTATAGATCTGAAACTTCACACtgtaaattacatatttatatttgcacATGCAGACACATTAATATAggcctttcttctgtttgttctaATTAATTCTCCCCATTAGAACTAGGGTGACAGGAACCGTTTCTACTGATTCCCCGTGTGCACCGAGCCCGCCGCTAGGGGGCGTCTGCTGCAGACGCAGTGACCAGGAACTATGTGCTCAATGTGGTGGTTAAGAGCttgtccctctgtccctgtcccGCGGGAACGGACTTCAGCGCCCTGCCCTGTGTAATGACCTCCCTGTCCCCGCAGCAGCACTGTGCTCAGGACTCTCCCAGAGCGGAGTCTCTGCCTCTAGGTGACTAAGTCGCTCTTCAGGTACAACTGTCATGAGGTCGCTTCTCTCCTAGGGTCCAAGTTTGGAATCTGAGCTGTCAGTCCCCCGTCCCcgtgtctctctgtccctctgtccctctgtcttgCAAGGTAGTACGACTCTGCCCACAAGGGGGTGGTGCAGAGCTGTGAACAAACCCTGGGGCCTGGGTTCTGTCTACCCTGGGCTGCTCCTGCCTCTTCATAACCTTGTGTCTTTAGGCAAGAAACTTGAGCTTTGTTTctgcagattttaaaaagtgaggctGTTAGAGGTCAGACAAGCACCCCCCGCCAACTGTCAGTGGTGGGCAGGAAATGCTGCCACAGAGCCTGACACCGAGTTCGTCCACCCTGCCAGTGAAGTTGTCCCAGTCACCAACGTTAGTGCCGCCCTGTGTGTGCCAGCCCCTTGCCATGGTCTGTTCTTAAacttgaacttattggggtgaaattggttaataaaaccatacaggtttcaagtgcatgCCTCAATggaacatcatctgcacactgcattgtgtgcctgTCACCCAAAGTAAAGTCTCTTTTTGTCTCCAGTGACCTtgccttcctgcctccttccacctcccatacctcctttccctctggctgtctgCATGCCGTGGTTGTGTCTACATCtcaaatacatatatgtatatatacacacatatatgtaaattttaaaataatccttcACCTtgctcacccagcccccaaccccctcccctctgacagctgtcattctgttctgtgtatctgtgcctctgtttctattttgtttgttacattattttgttcattagactccacacagaagtgagatcatacagtatttgtctttctctgactctcctagcccagggcagagggctggACCCCGGAGCCTGATCTCCAGTGAAGAGCCCCCCAAAACCCCTCTAGACTGAAGTCTCTACTCACCAGGTGTGGTGGGGGGCTTTGTGCATGAGAAGGGGGTGGAGCTGACAACTCTGGGGGTTCCTGTGAACAGGGCAGGAGAAGAGTTAATGCCATGTGGGGGCTGCCTGGGTCTGTCCCACCTGATCCCCTGGCCCCACTCCATCCTGATCATCCACCCACAGGCCACATTAGTCCATCCTTCAGTCCCAGAAGACCCCTCACATTCCTGAGAAATGGGGGGCAGGAGTCATGGAGAGGTCCCTGCTCGGTTCTGCTGAGGGGAAGTGGTCACTGTTTCACCTCCCACCACCATGCTGCTCCAGACCGCATGAGTCAGCAAGGAATTGATCCTCTGAAACCCAGGAGGATATGGAGGAGGTCACAGTGTCCCCAGTGGACTCTGGGTCCAAGACATCTCAGGCCTGAACACACCGGTGATGGACAGCTTCAACCCCCAAATTCTGCAAAGCAACATCCAGACCTGGTCATGGCTCCTGGACCCCATGAGTTTCCAAAAAGGATCAATCATGCATACAGGACACATTACCTGTGGCCCCATCGAGTCTGGCCCAGGAAAAAGGACAGTAAAACACCATCCTAGAGGGTGTGACACCTGTCTCCTTGAAGGGGGCTGTCCCCACCTGACCTCTGGGAGtccactccccacccagccctgcagggacagCTCTGTGTCCACAATGCCGGGCTCAGTGTCCAGGTCATCGTGGTTTCAGAAAGGGTCCAGTACTCCAGGGTCCTGAGCCAGGGGTGAAGGTCAAAGGATATGagtgcagaggggcaggggagccacagggctgggggccagcaggagggaaggggcctgggaCAGAGGACATAGCTGGGGACAGAGTGCAGGGACCTGGGGCAAACCTGACAGTGGAATGTAGTTTTCCTCATCTGCAACCTTCAGCTCCAGGGGCTTACTGAGCTCAGACCAGCCAAGCTTTTGGTGATAGCGGCACCAATAACTCCTGGCAGTGTCATCACTCACTGCACTGATGCAGAAtctggcctctgccctctgtgagCCATGTTGAGAAGTGATTTTCTGATCCCAATAAACAGGTGTATTCTCCAGACGGAATAGGTCAGCCCCAGCTGGGCCCTGGCACACGATGGTCACAGGCTGTCCCCGATGGATCACAGGTCCCGGCTCGGCACTGATGGAGGGTTTGGGAAAGGTCCCtgggaggaagcagagcagaTCTCAGGGTCCCTCAGGAGGAAGTCACCACACTCACAGTCCCCTGTTTTCTGGGTTCTCTTCCATGTTTTTAGCAAACTTGCAGAGCTGTGCGACCATCCCCTCAATCCAGTTTAGAACTTCCCACCATCCTTTCCCCAAACACCAACCCCCCATGCCCACTCCAGTGACTGTGAATCCTCATCACTGCAGAGTCACCCCCCTGACACAGGACCCCCGAGTCGTGGTCACAAGTTGTGATTTTCTCAGGGTGACATGGAGGGGTCAGAGTACGCTGGGGTCCTGGGTACATCTCTCTGCCCACGGCCACTTTCTAGGAGACAGAGACTCTAGAAGGGAGGCATAGGGTGACAGTGTCAGGTCACATGTGGGGACAGGGAAACAGGAGTCTGAGATGTGGGAGTGACCTGGGCTGGGTCTGAAGGGCAGCTGGTGACACTGTGGGGACAAATGGGAACTGCAGAGCTCCACTGGAAGTCTACTTGGGGGTGGAGCTCCACACAAATCTGGTCACATGACCCCAGTGGGTGGGGATTCCAGAATCCAGGGCAATCTTCTGAACATCACTGATCTCTATTCTCACTGCATTTTCTACCTTCCATGCAGCCTATTCCCATTCTAGTATTGAGGGTCCTGAAGCCCCATGTGCCACgtgtctggggaggggggaagagggggcTCATAGCCCTGAAACAGAAAGATGGCACCCACATCACTGTAGCCCCACAGAGGCAGGCACTGGCAGAGGCTCCCCACCAGTTCACTCACTCCCTCCTTCGCTCATTCTTTCATCCACATCCTAGTTCCTCTCCATCCATCTACAGAGGGGCTCCATGTGCCACTGGCCCCACAAACACGAGTCTCACACACAAGGACCTGCCTGCTCATctgcagggaagagggagcaCAGTGGCTGATGAAGGGATTGTGCAAACCCACAGCCACACTTATAGGCATGTACTCCAATGAGTGTGGGATGCTCAAAGCTGACGAGGGACAGCTGACCTCTTCtgggagacacagaggagaggcACTGAGCTGAGATCCAACTGCCAAGTGTGAACCAGCCCAGTGAGAGGTAACGTCAGCCTGGGAGGGATAGGAATCGAGTGAGGGAGACAACAGTGTCTGTGGAAGTGAAAGAAAGGCTGTGTCTCTGCAGATCAGTGGGTCAGACAGCGTGAGAACAAACCCATCCAGACAGAGAGAGGGGCCTGGGTGTCCTCCTGGCTGAAGATAAGCCATCACAGGACTTTAAGGAATATTAATACTTTGTCAGAAAACACAACATAcatgaaaaatggaattttaaaaagtagacttaCTGTTCTGCATGTGGATGGTCTGGGCCAGGCAGAGCACTGGAAGAGAGCTGTGGTGAGAAAAATGCCCAATGCCCGGCCTCCTCCCGGGGCTGCACTCAGGGGCCCTGATGGAGGCAGGGCTCAGCCCGCTGAGAATGTCCAGCTCCCTCCTCAGCATTCCCTCTGAGCACAGCCCTTCTTCTGGCTCTGAGTTTCAGCAAAGCCCCAATCCCCTCTCCCAACAGGTTCTCAGTCTGAACCTGTCCCCACACTCAGGTACCAGCTTCTAGGACTCAACCTTCCATGGTCAGACTTGGGTCAGGGCCAGAGCTGAGGGGTCAGACTCCCGGGAGGAACCAGGAGTCTCCTGGGCAGGAGTCAGGACT
This window encodes:
- the LOC114510694 gene encoding leukocyte-associated immunoglobulin-like receptor 1 isoform X1; this translates as MWLVQRRPWLLQFFNFNISGFNNTRLPIWTGLTYGISIPTESSTSRAALEGTGESPRGRETPWVGSGDTQSPLCPALAFDAYPPDSSLLGHTQTNSPDTKTSILSPELLYILVGICVASLLCLLLLAFLLVHRQRQKKPGPPSSKGEEPRPQERLSPTADITESPADVATTVDALPEENEDMHSPSTAAGDPQEVTYAQLDQWALTRRAAHTETPQPMEPTAESSVYADLSRH
- the LOC114510694 gene encoding leukocyte-associated immunoglobulin-like receptor 1 isoform X2; its protein translation is MWLVQRRPWLLQFFNFNISGFNNTRLPIWTGLTYGISIPTESSTSRAALEGTGHTQTNSPDTKTSILSPELLYILVGICVASLLCLLLLAFLLVHRQRQKKPGPPSSKGEEPRPQERLSPTADITESPADVATTVDALPEENEDMHSPSTAAGDPQEVTYAQLDQWALTRRAAHTETPQPMEPTAESSVYADLSRH